The proteins below come from a single Stutzerimonas stutzeri RCH2 genomic window:
- a CDS encoding PilZ domain-containing protein, whose protein sequence is MRQHSRFSFRHISSIQVTNRLNGEPMGYVADLSLGGLRLVAKQPLAVGGCYEMVLHVPEQGERVRQIEAVVICQWSRKDSRRDSFEMGFALDRPSAEFTAMVAQQLPRRRKVF, encoded by the coding sequence ATGCGCCAGCACAGCCGCTTCAGCTTCCGCCACATCAGCAGCATCCAGGTCACCAATCGGCTGAACGGCGAGCCGATGGGTTATGTCGCCGATCTGTCGCTCGGCGGGCTGCGCCTGGTCGCCAAACAGCCGCTGGCAGTGGGCGGTTGCTACGAGATGGTGCTGCACGTGCCGGAACAGGGTGAACGGGTGCGACAGATCGAGGCGGTGGTGATCTGTCAGTGGTCGCGCAAGGATTCACGGCGCGACAGCTTCGAGATGGGCTTCGCCCTCGATCGGCCGTCGGCGGAATTCACCGCCATGGTCGCGCAACAGCTGCCGCGGCGGCGCAAGGTCTTCTAG
- a CDS encoding aminoacyl-tRNA deacylase and HDOD domain-containing protein — translation MNTAVDTESCSELPLLITKLLKDLGVSYQIQRDRPNFPAAQRVQAVLLDDSIGAMLVLFPQDHLLDLARLAELTGRELAAVKPERLARMLAKHELTRLPGLPPLTSSPCLYEEQLLQQPRLLVESGQPGLLVEVAGGEFKRMLSKATAGSFAVPLNNIRPNLNRPNDDRAEITQAVQSFTARRIQKRLEETIEIPPLPHTAQKIIKLRVNPEATVDDITGVVETDPALAAQVISWAASPYYAAPGRIRSVEDAIVRVLGFDLVINLALGLALGKTISLPNDKPQDATPYWQQAIYTAAVIEGLTRAIPREQRPEPGLSYLAGLLHNFGYLVLAHVFPPHFSLICRHLEANPHLSHSHVEQHLLGITREQIGAWLMRLWGMPEELAAALRFQNDPSYDGEDAAYPNLVCLAVRMLRNRGIGSGPDAEVPQELFDRLGITREKANDAVAKVLAAEAALRALAMQFNTPH, via the coding sequence ATGAATACTGCTGTCGACACCGAAAGCTGCTCCGAACTGCCCCTGCTGATCACCAAGCTGTTGAAAGACCTCGGTGTGAGTTACCAGATTCAGCGCGATCGCCCCAATTTCCCGGCCGCACAACGGGTCCAGGCGGTGCTGCTGGACGACAGCATCGGCGCCATGCTGGTGCTCTTCCCGCAGGATCATCTGCTCGACCTGGCGCGATTGGCCGAACTCACCGGTCGCGAACTGGCTGCAGTGAAACCAGAACGACTGGCGCGCATGCTCGCCAAGCACGAGCTGACTCGACTGCCCGGCCTGCCGCCATTGACCAGTTCGCCCTGCCTGTACGAAGAGCAGCTGCTGCAGCAACCGCGCCTGCTGGTGGAATCCGGCCAGCCGGGGCTGTTGGTGGAAGTCGCCGGTGGCGAGTTCAAGCGCATGCTGAGCAAAGCCACGGCAGGCAGCTTCGCCGTGCCGCTGAACAATATCCGGCCCAATCTGAACCGCCCGAACGATGACCGTGCGGAAATTACCCAGGCGGTGCAGAGCTTCACCGCGCGGCGCATACAGAAGCGCCTGGAAGAAACCATCGAAATCCCGCCGCTGCCGCACACAGCGCAGAAGATCATCAAGCTGCGGGTCAACCCCGAAGCCACGGTCGACGACATCACCGGTGTGGTGGAAACCGATCCCGCCCTGGCCGCACAGGTGATCAGCTGGGCAGCTTCGCCGTACTACGCGGCGCCCGGGCGTATCCGCTCGGTAGAGGACGCCATCGTCCGCGTGCTGGGCTTCGATCTGGTGATCAACCTCGCCCTCGGTCTGGCACTGGGCAAAACCATCAGCCTGCCAAACGACAAACCACAGGACGCCACGCCCTACTGGCAGCAGGCGATCTATACCGCGGCGGTGATCGAGGGGCTGACCCGCGCGATTCCCCGTGAACAGCGCCCGGAGCCCGGCCTGAGCTACCTCGCCGGCCTGCTGCACAACTTCGGCTATCTGGTGCTGGCGCACGTCTTTCCGCCGCATTTCTCGCTGATCTGTCGGCATCTGGAAGCCAACCCGCACCTGTCGCACAGCCATGTCGAGCAGCATCTGCTGGGCATCACCCGTGAGCAGATCGGTGCCTGGCTGATGCGTCTTTGGGGCATGCCCGAGGAACTGGCCGCCGCCCTGCGCTTCCAGAACGACCCGAGCTACGACGGCGAGGATGCGGCCTATCCAAACCTGGTCTGCCTGGCGGTGCGCATGCTGCGCAACCGCGGTATCGGCAGCGGGCCGGATGCCGAAGTACCGCAGGAACTGTTCGATCGCCTGGGTATTACCCGCGAAAAAGCCAACGATGCCGTGGCCAAGGTGCTTGCCGCCGAAGCTGCGCTACGTGCGCTGGCGATGCAGTTCAATACGCCACACTGA
- a CDS encoding hydrogen peroxide-inducible genes activator has protein sequence MTLTELRYIVTLAQEQHFGRAAERCHVSQPTLSVGVKKLEDELGVLIFERTKSAVRLTPVGEGIVTQAQKVLEQAQSIRELAQVGKNQLAAPLKVGAIYTVGPYMFPHLIPQLHRVAPDMPLYIEENFTHILRDKLRTGELDAIIVALPFQEADVLTKPLYDEPFYVLMPADHPWTAKETIDAEMLNDKSLLLLGEGHCFRDQVLEACPTTRKGEAPSHTTVESSSLETIRHMVASGLGVSILPLSAVESHHYSPGVLEIRPLTPPVPFRTVAIAWRASFPRPKAIEILADSIRLCSVGKPTAAKS, from the coding sequence ATGACTCTGACCGAACTGCGCTACATCGTCACGCTTGCCCAGGAACAGCACTTCGGCCGTGCCGCCGAACGCTGTCATGTCAGCCAGCCGACCCTCTCGGTCGGCGTGAAAAAGCTCGAGGACGAGCTCGGCGTACTGATCTTCGAACGCACCAAGAGCGCGGTGCGCCTGACCCCGGTCGGCGAAGGCATCGTGACCCAGGCGCAGAAGGTGCTGGAGCAGGCGCAGAGCATCCGCGAGCTGGCCCAGGTCGGCAAGAATCAGCTCGCCGCACCACTCAAGGTCGGCGCCATCTACACCGTCGGCCCTTACATGTTCCCGCACCTGATTCCGCAGCTGCATCGCGTGGCGCCGGACATGCCGCTGTACATCGAAGAGAACTTCACCCACATCCTGCGCGACAAGCTGCGCACCGGCGAGCTGGACGCGATCATCGTCGCGCTGCCGTTCCAGGAAGCCGACGTGCTGACCAAGCCACTCTACGACGAGCCCTTCTACGTGCTGATGCCGGCCGACCATCCGTGGACTGCCAAGGAAACCATCGACGCCGAGATGCTCAACGACAAGAGCCTGCTGCTGCTCGGCGAAGGCCACTGCTTCCGCGATCAGGTGCTCGAAGCCTGCCCGACCACCCGCAAGGGCGAAGCACCGAGCCACACCACGGTCGAATCCAGCTCGCTGGAAACCATCCGCCACATGGTCGCCTCGGGGCTGGGCGTATCGATCCTGCCGCTGTCGGCGGTGGAGAGCCACCACTACTCCCCCGGCGTGCTGGAAATCCGCCCGCTGACGCCGCCGGTACCGTTCCGTACCGTGGCGATCGCCTGGCGCGCCAGCTTCCCGCGGCCGAAGGCCATCGAAATCCTCGCCGACTCGATTCGCCTGTGCTCGGTAGGCAAACCGACGGCGGCGAAATCCTGA
- the recG gene encoding ATP-dependent DNA helicase RecG, producing the protein MSELATVPVTALKGVGAALAEKLARVGLETLQDVLFHLPLRYQDRTRVVPIGALRPGQDAVIEGVVSGADIVMGRRRSLLVRLQDGSGTLSLRFYHFSQAQKEAMKRGTQLRCYGEARPGASGLEIYHPEYRALTGEPAPVEQTLTPIYPTTEGLTQQRLRNLSEQALARLGPHSLPDWLPAELARDYQLGPLDQALRYLHRPPADANLEELAEGRHWAQHRLAFEELLTHQLSLQRLRERVRAQQAPALPPAKTLPQQFLANLGFAPTGAQQRVGAEIAYDLAQDEPMLRLVQGDVGAGKTVVAALAALQALEAGYQVALMAPTEILAEQHFLNFSKWLEPLGIEVAWLAGKLKGKARAASLEQIAGGCPMVVGTHALFQDEVVFKRLALVIIDEQHRFGVQQRLALRQKGIDGRLCPHQLIMTATPIPRTLAMSAYADLDTSILDELPPGRTPVNTLVIADSRRLEVIERVRIACNEGRQAYWVCTLIEESEELTCQAAETTFEDLSAALVGLRVGLIHGRMKPVEKAAVMEQFKRGELQLLVATTVIEVGVDVPNASLMIIENPERLGLAQLHQLRGRVGRGSAASHCVLLYHPPLSQLGRERLAIMRETCDGFLIAEKDLELRGPGEMLGTRQTGLLQFKVADLMRDAELLPAVRDAAQELLARWPQHVSPLLERWLRHGQEYGQV; encoded by the coding sequence ATGAGCGAACTGGCGACCGTTCCGGTCACCGCACTCAAGGGCGTCGGCGCCGCACTGGCCGAGAAGCTCGCTAGGGTCGGCCTGGAAACCCTGCAGGACGTGCTCTTCCACCTGCCGCTGCGCTACCAGGACCGCACCCGCGTGGTGCCGATTGGTGCACTGCGACCGGGGCAGGACGCGGTGATCGAAGGCGTCGTATCCGGCGCCGATATCGTCATGGGCCGCCGCCGCAGCCTGCTGGTGCGCCTGCAGGATGGCAGCGGCACCCTCAGCCTGCGCTTCTACCACTTCAGCCAGGCGCAGAAGGAAGCCATGAAGCGCGGCACCCAGCTGCGCTGCTACGGCGAGGCGCGTCCCGGGGCCTCGGGGCTGGAGATCTACCACCCGGAATACCGCGCGCTGACCGGCGAGCCGGCGCCGGTGGAACAGACCCTGACGCCGATCTACCCGACCACCGAAGGCCTGACCCAGCAGCGCCTGCGCAACCTCAGCGAGCAGGCGCTGGCGCGGCTCGGGCCGCACAGCCTGCCGGACTGGCTGCCCGCCGAGCTGGCGCGCGACTACCAGCTCGGTCCGCTGGATCAGGCGCTGCGCTATCTGCACCGGCCGCCGGCCGACGCCAATCTGGAAGAACTCGCCGAAGGCCGGCACTGGGCGCAGCATCGCCTGGCATTCGAGGAGTTGCTGACCCATCAGTTGTCGCTGCAGCGCCTGCGCGAGCGGGTACGCGCCCAGCAGGCGCCCGCGCTGCCGCCGGCGAAAACCCTGCCGCAGCAATTTCTCGCCAACCTCGGCTTTGCCCCAACCGGTGCGCAGCAGCGCGTCGGCGCCGAGATCGCCTATGACCTGGCCCAGGACGAGCCCATGCTGCGCCTGGTGCAGGGCGACGTGGGCGCCGGCAAGACGGTGGTCGCCGCCCTTGCGGCGCTGCAGGCGCTGGAAGCCGGCTACCAGGTCGCGCTGATGGCGCCGACCGAGATCCTCGCCGAGCAGCACTTTCTCAACTTCAGCAAGTGGCTCGAACCGCTCGGCATCGAGGTTGCCTGGCTCGCCGGCAAGCTCAAGGGCAAGGCGCGCGCCGCATCGCTGGAGCAGATCGCTGGCGGCTGCCCGATGGTGGTCGGCACCCACGCGCTGTTTCAGGACGAGGTGGTGTTCAAGCGCCTGGCGCTGGTGATCATCGACGAGCAGCACCGCTTCGGCGTGCAGCAGCGCCTGGCGCTGCGGCAGAAAGGCATCGACGGTCGACTCTGCCCGCATCAGCTGATCATGACTGCCACGCCGATCCCGCGCACCCTGGCGATGAGCGCCTACGCCGATCTCGATACCTCGATCCTCGACGAGCTGCCACCGGGACGCACCCCGGTGAACACCCTGGTGATCGCCGACAGCCGCCGCCTGGAAGTGATCGAGCGGGTACGCATCGCCTGCAACGAGGGGCGCCAGGCCTACTGGGTGTGCACGTTGATCGAGGAATCCGAGGAACTGACCTGCCAGGCCGCGGAAACCACGTTCGAGGACCTCTCCGCGGCGCTGGTCGGCTTGCGCGTCGGGCTGATCCACGGGCGCATGAAGCCGGTCGAGAAAGCCGCGGTGATGGAGCAGTTCAAGCGCGGCGAATTGCAGCTGCTGGTCGCCACCACCGTCATCGAGGTGGGCGTGGACGTGCCCAATGCCAGCCTGATGATCATCGAGAACCCGGAACGTCTGGGCCTGGCGCAGCTGCACCAGCTGCGCGGACGGGTCGGCCGTGGCAGCGCGGCAAGTCATTGCGTGCTGCTGTACCATCCGCCGCTGTCGCAACTGGGCCGCGAGCGGCTGGCGATCATGCGCGAGACCTGCGACGGCTTCCTGATTGCCGAAAAGGACCTGGAACTGCGCGGCCCCGGCGAGATGCTCGGCACCCGTCAGACCGGTCTCTTGCAATTCAAGGTCGCCGACCTGATGCGCGACGCCGAGCTGCTGCCGGCGGTGCGCGACGCCGCGCAGGAACTGCTGGCGCGCTGGCCGCAACATGTCAGCCCGCTGCTCGAACGCTGGCTGCGTCATGGCCAGGAATACGGCCAGGTCTGA
- a CDS encoding iron-containing redox enzyme family protein — MQLTSRSLPIAPALNAQPDQSSRALYFTLAREVDQHARDSAADYLRLQLEAAAALPCDLPEDPADLHAWVVQRTETVGRQYQAYLDQRRAGGARRYFSSKAHALHFLRGVAPTKLVDGAWLYGLLQRWDDARFTALIQTYLEELGEGLPEKNHVVLYRKLLASQGCDDWQELDDEHFVQGAIQLALAEHAEQFLPEVIGFNLGYEQLPLHLLITSYELTELGIDPYYFTLHVTVDNADNGHAKKAVQGLLDALPQVGDSAEFYRRVRDGYRLNDLGASTVSVIGDFDLPREVQRIFEKKAAVGQFVHSDYCRFEGRTVNQWLAEDVEQFLTVLDKRGWIKRGHDPQESRFWQLIVGEQAPMFGVFSSYEQQMIHDWIAADWQPDGKRSPRGALLQRQALFNSRRVPQVPSAVQPAAAAAGNDFDEELQLLEQQVARLPDRAARMRLLLPLLAPQRHHTAAGLLATRLFNGLFN; from the coding sequence ATGCAACTGACTTCTCGCAGCCTGCCGATCGCCCCTGCCCTCAATGCGCAGCCGGACCAGTCGTCCCGGGCGCTGTACTTCACCCTCGCTCGCGAAGTCGATCAGCACGCGCGCGACAGTGCGGCGGATTACCTGCGCCTGCAGCTCGAAGCTGCTGCCGCCTTGCCCTGCGACCTGCCGGAAGACCCGGCCGATCTGCACGCCTGGGTTGTTCAGCGCACCGAAACGGTTGGCCGCCAGTACCAGGCCTATCTCGATCAGCGCCGGGCCGGCGGAGCGCGTCGCTATTTCTCCAGCAAGGCCCATGCGTTGCACTTCCTCCGTGGGGTCGCGCCGACCAAGCTGGTGGATGGCGCCTGGCTCTACGGCCTGCTGCAGCGCTGGGACGATGCGCGTTTCACCGCACTGATCCAGACCTATCTGGAAGAGCTCGGCGAAGGTCTGCCGGAAAAGAATCATGTGGTGCTCTATCGCAAGTTGCTCGCCAGTCAGGGCTGCGACGACTGGCAGGAGCTGGACGATGAGCACTTCGTTCAGGGTGCCATTCAGCTGGCGCTGGCCGAGCATGCCGAGCAGTTCCTGCCGGAGGTGATCGGTTTCAACCTGGGCTACGAACAACTGCCGCTGCACCTGCTGATCACCTCCTACGAGCTGACCGAACTGGGCATCGACCCCTACTACTTCACCCTGCACGTCACCGTGGACAACGCCGACAACGGTCACGCGAAGAAGGCCGTGCAGGGCCTGCTGGACGCCTTGCCGCAAGTCGGCGACAGCGCGGAGTTCTATCGACGGGTGCGCGACGGCTACCGGCTCAACGACCTCGGCGCCAGCACTGTCTCGGTGATCGGCGACTTCGATCTGCCCCGCGAGGTGCAGCGCATCTTCGAGAAGAAGGCCGCGGTCGGTCAGTTCGTGCATTCCGACTATTGCCGCTTCGAAGGTCGCACGGTCAACCAGTGGCTGGCCGAGGACGTCGAGCAATTCCTCACCGTGCTGGACAAGCGCGGCTGGATCAAGCGCGGCCATGACCCGCAGGAAAGTCGCTTCTGGCAACTCATCGTCGGTGAACAGGCACCGATGTTCGGGGTCTTCAGCTCCTATGAGCAGCAGATGATCCATGACTGGATCGCCGCCGACTGGCAGCCAGACGGCAAGCGCAGCCCGCGCGGTGCGCTGCTGCAGCGGCAGGCACTGTTCAACAGCCGCCGCGTGCCGCAGGTGCCGAGTGCAGTGCAACCGGCTGCGGCTGCTGCCGGCAACGATTTCGACGAAGAACTGCAGCTGCTCGAGCAGCAGGTGGCGCGCCTGCCCGATCGCGCCGCACGCATGCGCCTGCTGCTGCCGCTGCTCGCTCCGCAACGCCACCACACTGCCGCCGGGCTGCTCGCCACGCGGCTGTTCAACGGACTTTTCAACTGA
- a CDS encoding methyltransferase, with amino-acid sequence MTMENAQDRALLHLGQALRDRGYHFITPTPLTHERVNLRPENALAEDLPGVFGWSRPFQHELLPPPLFSLMDQAAVLEAHGSRWRSKVRLSSLDGQLFLHSAFPTEASDAVFFGPDTYRFASAIRCHLNQHAGEIRRVVDIGCGSGAGAILTALARPQAEVLAVDINPQALRLTRINAALARVDNLRTEHSDLLSNAQGEFDLVLANPPYLVDADQRAYRHGGGPLGAGLSLAILDAALGRLAPGGTLLLYTGVAMIDNQDPFLAEVRQRLERTDLQWGYREIDPDVFGEELLGGAYTQCDRIAAVVLEVTRAAS; translated from the coding sequence ATGACCATGGAAAACGCGCAGGACCGCGCGCTGCTGCATCTGGGCCAGGCGCTGCGCGATCGCGGCTATCACTTCATCACCCCCACGCCGCTGACCCATGAACGGGTCAATCTGCGTCCGGAAAACGCGCTCGCCGAGGACCTGCCAGGGGTGTTCGGCTGGAGCCGCCCGTTCCAGCACGAACTGCTGCCACCACCGCTGTTCAGCCTGATGGATCAGGCCGCCGTGCTGGAAGCCCACGGCTCGCGCTGGCGCTCCAAGGTGCGCCTGTCCAGCCTCGACGGTCAGCTATTCCTGCACTCGGCCTTTCCCACCGAAGCCAGCGATGCGGTGTTCTTCGGGCCGGACACCTACCGTTTCGCCAGCGCCATCCGCTGCCACCTGAATCAGCATGCCGGCGAGATCCGCCGCGTGGTGGACATCGGCTGCGGCTCGGGCGCCGGCGCGATTCTCACCGCCCTGGCGCGACCGCAAGCCGAAGTGCTGGCGGTGGATATCAACCCGCAGGCGCTGCGCCTGACCCGCATCAACGCGGCACTGGCGCGTGTGGACAACTTGCGCACCGAACACAGTGACCTGCTGAGCAACGCGCAAGGCGAGTTCGATCTGGTCCTGGCCAACCCACCCTATCTGGTCGACGCCGATCAGCGCGCCTACCGCCACGGCGGCGGCCCGCTGGGGGCTGGTCTGTCGCTGGCAATTCTCGATGCCGCGCTCGGCCGGCTGGCACCGGGCGGCACGCTGCTGCTGTACACCGGGGTCGCCATGATCGACAACCAGGACCCGTTCCTGGCCGAGGTGCGCCAGCGCCTGGAGCGTACCGACCTGCAGTGGGGCTACCGTGAAATCGACCCGGACGTATTCGGCGAGGAGCTGCTTGGCGGCGCCTATACCCAGTGCGATCGCATCGCTGCCGTGGTGCTGGAAGTGACGCGGGCGGCGAGCTGA
- a CDS encoding zinc-dependent alcohol dehydrogenase, whose amino-acid sequence MRALRWHGKHDIRCDNHVPDPSIEDPRDAIIKVSSCAICGSDLHLYDGFMPGMQHGDIMGHEFMGEVMEVGSANKKLKVGDRVVVPFTIVCGECDQCRRGNFSVCERTNRNKDIADKVFGHTTAGLYGYTHLTGGYAGGQAEYVRVPYADVGPVVIPNGLTDEQVLFLGDILPTGWQAAAQCDIQPTDTVAIWGAGPVGQFAIRSAVMMGAEQVICIDNVPERLSMARAGGAITINFDEESVLERLKELTRGKGPEKCIDSVGMEAHAARSIDSMYDRAKQALMLESDRPHVLREMIYVCRPAGIISIPGVYGGLIDKIPFGAAMNKGLTFRMGQTHVNRWTDDLLRRIQEGEIDPSFVITHSVSLEQGPEMYKTFRDKHDGCIKVVLKP is encoded by the coding sequence ATGAGAGCCCTCCGCTGGCACGGCAAGCACGACATCCGTTGCGACAACCACGTCCCCGATCCCTCCATCGAAGACCCGCGCGACGCCATCATCAAGGTGTCGTCCTGCGCCATCTGCGGCTCCGACCTACACCTCTACGACGGCTTCATGCCCGGCATGCAGCATGGCGACATCATGGGCCACGAGTTCATGGGCGAGGTGATGGAGGTCGGCTCGGCGAACAAGAAGCTCAAGGTCGGCGACCGCGTGGTGGTGCCCTTCACCATCGTCTGCGGCGAGTGCGACCAGTGCCGGCGCGGCAACTTCTCGGTGTGCGAGCGCACCAATCGCAACAAGGACATCGCCGACAAGGTGTTCGGCCACACCACGGCTGGTCTTTACGGCTACACCCACCTCACCGGCGGCTATGCCGGCGGCCAGGCCGAGTACGTGCGCGTGCCCTATGCCGATGTCGGGCCGGTGGTGATTCCCAATGGCCTGACCGATGAGCAGGTGCTGTTCCTCGGCGACATTCTGCCCACCGGCTGGCAGGCCGCGGCGCAATGCGACATCCAGCCCACCGACACGGTGGCGATATGGGGCGCAGGGCCGGTTGGCCAGTTCGCCATCCGCAGCGCGGTGATGATGGGCGCCGAGCAGGTCATCTGCATCGACAACGTGCCCGAGCGGCTGTCGATGGCCCGCGCTGGCGGCGCCATCACCATCAACTTCGATGAAGAGAGCGTACTCGAGCGGCTCAAGGAACTGACCCGTGGCAAGGGGCCGGAGAAGTGCATCGACTCGGTGGGCATGGAGGCGCACGCGGCCCGCTCGATCGATTCGATGTACGACCGCGCCAAGCAGGCGCTGATGCTCGAGAGCGATCGGCCGCACGTGCTGCGCGAGATGATCTACGTCTGCCGCCCGGCCGGCATCATCTCGATTCCCGGCGTCTACGGCGGGCTGATCGACAAGATCCCGTTTGGCGCGGCGATGAACAAGGGCCTGACCTTCCGCATGGGCCAGACCCACGTCAACCGCTGGACCGATGACCTGCTCAGGCGGATCCAGGAAGGCGAGATCGATCCGAGCTTCGTCATCACCCACAGCGTCAGCCTCGAGCAGGGTCCGGAGATGTACAAGACCTTCCGCGACAAGCATGACGGCTGCATCAAGGTGGTCCTCAAGCCATGA
- a CDS encoding AEC family transporter: MSSVVNVVLPVFALILLGYLCRRSGRMGPTGASELNRFVVWLGLPALLFSVVATSTWEQLWQPGFIAAFAIGCLGVFAFTLAYRMLQKQPLVDASLDALGASYANTGYVGIPLCMLVLGDDALQPAMVASIVVVCVLFAIALACVETGLHAGQGLLRTLGKVSSALVRNPLVIAPLLGALWAASGLQLPVPLATLLKLLGAAAAPCALVSLGLFLAQPQPGGKVQGVWPLVGLKLVVQPLITWYLAFQVFELPTLWAYSALLLSALPTGTGPYMLAEFYGREGSRVSRVVLLSTLGSLITLSLILVLLPV, from the coding sequence ATGTCTTCGGTCGTCAATGTCGTCCTGCCCGTCTTTGCGCTGATCCTGCTCGGTTACCTGTGCCGCCGTAGCGGCAGGATGGGGCCGACCGGCGCCTCCGAACTCAACCGTTTCGTGGTCTGGCTGGGCCTGCCGGCGCTGCTGTTCAGCGTCGTCGCCACCTCGACCTGGGAGCAGCTCTGGCAGCCCGGCTTTATCGCCGCGTTCGCCATCGGCTGCCTTGGCGTATTTGCCTTCACTCTTGCGTATCGCATGTTGCAGAAGCAGCCGCTGGTCGACGCCAGCCTGGATGCGCTGGGAGCCTCCTACGCCAACACCGGCTATGTCGGCATTCCGCTGTGCATGCTGGTGCTCGGCGACGACGCGCTGCAGCCGGCGATGGTCGCCTCAATCGTGGTGGTCTGCGTGCTGTTCGCCATTGCCCTGGCCTGCGTCGAGACCGGCCTGCATGCCGGGCAGGGCTTGCTGCGCACGCTCGGTAAGGTAAGCAGTGCACTGGTACGCAATCCGCTGGTGATTGCGCCGCTGCTCGGTGCGCTCTGGGCGGCGAGTGGCCTGCAATTGCCGGTGCCGCTGGCGACGCTGCTCAAGCTGCTGGGTGCGGCCGCGGCGCCTTGTGCGCTGGTTTCGCTGGGGCTGTTCCTCGCCCAGCCGCAGCCGGGAGGCAAGGTACAGGGGGTGTGGCCGCTGGTGGGGCTGAAGCTGGTGGTGCAGCCGCTGATCACCTGGTATCTGGCTTTTCAGGTGTTCGAGCTGCCGACCCTGTGGGCCTATTCGGCGCTGCTGCTCAGCGCGTTACCGACCGGGACCGGGCCGTACATGCTTGCGGAATTTTATGGACGCGAAGGCTCGCGGGTGTCGCGGGTGGTGCTGCTCTCGACGCTGGGCTCGCTGATCACTCTGTCACTGATCTTGGTGCTATTGCCGGTCTGA
- a CDS encoding NAD-dependent epimerase/dehydratase family protein: MGKRLSVLIAGCGDLGSRLGLQMSRAGWTVYGLRRNAAELPVPILPIKGDLADAACPRSWPNGGLDYLVYAASATEHDEAGYRQAYVEGLRNVLGWLQQHGQQPRRVLFVSSTGVYAQRDGEWIDEASATEPGGFTGKVMLEAEQLALGCGVPATCVRMGGLYDPTRPWLQNQVRAGLRVERDPPQYSNRIHRDDAAALLAFLLQADASGVALESCYLGVDDDPAPLHEVVDWLREQLGITHWAEQSMTRRAGSKRCSNARARALGWKPRFPSYRDGYASLGRNRH, from the coding sequence ATGGGCAAGCGCCTGAGCGTATTGATCGCAGGTTGCGGCGACCTTGGCAGTCGTCTCGGCCTGCAAATGAGTCGTGCCGGCTGGACCGTCTATGGCCTGCGGCGCAACGCCGCCGAGCTGCCGGTGCCGATCCTGCCGATCAAGGGTGACCTTGCCGATGCGGCCTGTCCGCGCAGCTGGCCCAACGGCGGACTGGACTATCTGGTCTATGCCGCCTCTGCCACCGAGCATGATGAGGCTGGCTACCGCCAGGCCTATGTCGAAGGATTGCGCAATGTACTCGGCTGGCTGCAGCAGCATGGTCAGCAGCCTCGACGCGTGCTGTTCGTCTCCAGCACCGGCGTGTACGCCCAGCGCGACGGCGAATGGATCGACGAGGCCTCGGCCACCGAGCCCGGCGGCTTCACCGGAAAGGTGATGCTCGAGGCCGAACAGCTCGCCCTGGGCTGTGGCGTACCGGCCACCTGTGTGCGCATGGGTGGCCTCTACGACCCAACGCGGCCCTGGCTGCAGAACCAGGTGCGTGCCGGCTTGCGCGTCGAGCGTGATCCGCCGCAGTACAGCAACCGCATTCATCGCGACGATGCCGCCGCGCTGCTGGCCTTTCTGCTGCAGGCCGACGCCAGCGGCGTTGCGCTCGAATCCTGCTACCTCGGGGTCGACGACGATCCGGCGCCGCTGCACGAAGTCGTCGACTGGCTGCGCGAACAGCTGGGTATCACCCACTGGGCCGAGCAGAGCATGACTCGCCGCGCCGGCAGCAAGCGCTGCAGCAATGCCCGCGCCCGTGCGCTGGGCTGGAAACCCAGGTTTCCCAGCTATCGCGACGGCTACGCCTCGCTGGGTCGCAATCGGCATTAG
- a CDS encoding type II secretion system protein M, with the protein MMNLKQQLAVRLADSPLWQRWQRLAPRERTSLSLLGAFLLAVLFYLWLWLPAQRQAADAREYYQAQRELHAYMEQNTELARQMERSNQVELAPEQLQGVITESAQQGNLSIESFDNGSDGSLQVSLPGASYALLLRWFDALQGQGVSVTEVSLERAGEGLVNARVSFRAST; encoded by the coding sequence ATGATGAATCTCAAGCAACAACTGGCCGTGCGCCTCGCCGATTCACCACTGTGGCAGCGCTGGCAACGGCTGGCCCCACGCGAGCGCACCTCGCTGAGCCTGCTTGGCGCCTTTCTGCTCGCGGTGCTGTTCTACCTCTGGCTGTGGCTGCCGGCCCAGCGCCAGGCCGCCGACGCTCGCGAGTACTACCAGGCGCAGCGCGAGCTGCACGCTTACATGGAGCAGAACACCGAACTGGCGCGGCAGATGGAGCGCAGCAATCAGGTCGAATTGGCGCCGGAGCAGCTGCAGGGCGTGATCACCGAAAGCGCGCAGCAGGGCAATCTGTCGATCGAGAGTTTCGACAACGGCAGCGACGGTAGCCTGCAGGTGAGCCTTCCAGGTGCCTCTTATGCGCTGCTGCTGCGCTGGTTCGACGCGCTGCAGGGCCAGGGCGTGAGCGTTACCGAAGTCAGCCTGGAACGCGCCGGAGAAGGGTTGGTGAATGCGCGGGTGAGCTTTCGCGCCAGCACTTGA